A window from Primulina huaijiensis isolate GDHJ02 chromosome 13, ASM1229523v2, whole genome shotgun sequence encodes these proteins:
- the LOC140991299 gene encoding beta-amyrin 28-monooxygenase-like, with protein sequence MELFSVSLLSLFFLLFLLSLKFLFYRNKSTHGGTPLPPGKTGWPVIGESLEFLSTGWKGQPEKFIFDRIDKYSSQVFRTHLLGEPAAVFCGASGNKFLFSNENKLVQAWWPSSVDKVFPSSNQSSSKEEAIKMRKMLPNFLKPEALQRYVGIMDHIARRHFADGWENKEEVVVFPLAKNYTFWLACRLFVSIEDPQHVAKFADPFNLLASGLISIPIDLPGTPFNKAIKASNFIRKELISIIKQRKIDLSEGKATPTQDILSHMLLTSDGNGKFMNELDIADKILGLLIGGHDTASSACTFIVKYLEELPEIYEGVYNGKPINLFLFPFCLFLFFQF encoded by the coding sequence ATGGAACTCTTCTCTGTGTCTCTCCTCTCCCTCTTCTTCCTCCTCTTTCTCCTCTCCCTTAAATTTCTCTTCTACAGGAACAAATCCACCCATGGTGGCACGCCCCTCCCGCCAGGGAAAACCGGCTGGCCGGTTATTGGTGAAAGCCTCGAATTCCTGTCCACCGGCTGGAAGGGTCAACCCGAAAAATTCATATTCGACCGCATAGATAAGTACTCGTCCCAAGTGTTCAGGACTCACCTTTTAGGTGAACCGGCTGCTGTTTTCTGCGGTGCGAGTGGCAACAAGTTCTTGTTTTCTAACGAGAATAAGCTTGTTCAAGCATGGTGGCCTAGTTCTGTGGACAAAGTTTTCCCATCTTCTAACCAATCTTCCTCCAAAGAAGAGGCTATTAAGATGAGAAAAATGCTCCCAAACTTCCTTAAACCAGAGGCTTTGCAACGATATGTCGGGATAATGGATCATATAGCGAGAAGACACTTCGCCGACGGGTGGGAAAATAAGGAAGAAGTAGTGGTGTTCCCTCTCGCCAAGAACTACACTTTCTGGCTCGCGTGTAGGCTCTTTGTGAGCATTGAGGATCCACAGCATGTGGCTAAATTTGCCGATCCTTTCAATCTTTTGGCTTCTGGTTTGATCTCAATCCCTATAGACTTGCCCGGGACACCGTTTAACAAGGCGATCAAGGCATCAAATTTCATCAGGAAAGAGCTTATCTCCATCATAAAACAGCGAAAAATCGATCTATCAGAGGGAAAAGCCACGCCTACACAAGACATACTGTCGCACATGCTGCTTACAAGCGACGGAAATGGGAAATTTATGAATGAATTGGATATCGCTGACAAGATTTTGGGTCTGCTAATTGGTGGGCATGATACTGCTAGCTCTGCTTGCACTTTCATCGTCAAATATCTTGAGGAGTTGCCTGAAATCTACGAGGGAGTCTACAACGGTAAGCCCATCAATCTATTTCTCTTCCCTTTTtgcctttttttgtttttccaattttaa